From Pectinophora gossypiella chromosome 16, ilPecGoss1.1, whole genome shotgun sequence, one genomic window encodes:
- the LOC126373941 gene encoding 26S proteasome non-ATPase regulatory subunit 14 translates to MDRLLRLGGGMAGLSQAPPPTDAPVVDTAEQVYISSLALLKMLKHGRAGVPMEVMGLMLGEFVDDYTVRVIDVFAMPQTGTGVSVEAVDPVFQAKMLDMLKQTGRPEMVVGWYHSHPGFGCWLSGVDINTQQSFEALSERAVAVVVDPIQSVKGKVVIDAFRLINPNMMVLGQEPRQTTSNLGHLQKPSVQALIHGLNRHYYSISINYRKNELEQKMLLNLHKKSWMDGLTLSDYKEHCSINETTVTDMLELAKNYNKALEDEEKMTPEQLAIKNVGKQDPKRHLEEKVDVLMSNNIVQNLGAMLDTMVFK, encoded by the exons ATGGATCGTCTTCTACGCCTGGGGGGTGGTATGGCGGGGTTGTCACAGGCGCCGCCGCCGACAGATGCGCCCGTCGTGGACACTGCCGAGCAGGTGTACATCTCGTCACTGGCACTCTTGAAGATGTTGAAGCACGGCCGCGCCGGCGTGCCGATGGAGGTGATGGGTCTCATGTTAG GTGAATTTGTGGATGATTACACAGTACGTGTGATTGATGTGTTTGCTATGCCACAAACTGGTACTGGAGTGTCTGTAGAGGCCGTTGACCCGGTCTTCCAGGCGAAGATGTTGGACATGTTGAAGCAGACTGGTCGACCCGAAATGGTGGTGGGATG GTACCATTCACATCCTGGATTTGGTTGTTGGTTGTCAGGAGTGGATATCAACACCCAGCAATCATTTGAGGCCCTGTCAGAGCGGGCAGTAGCTGTAGTTGTGGACCCCATACAGTCTGTCAAGGGCAAGGTGGTCATAGATGCATTCCGACTCATCAACCCTAATATGATGGTCCTTGGCCAGGAGCCTAGGCAGACCACTTCCAACTTGGGCCATCTACAGAAGCCCTCTGTACAAGCTCTCATTCATGGACTCAACCGTCATTACTACTCCATCAGCATAAACTACAGAAAGAACGAGCTGGAACAGAAAATGCTGCTTAATCTACACAAAAAGTCCTGGATGGATGGCCTTACATTATCAGACTACAAAGAACACTGTTCAATCAATGAAACTACAGTCACAGATATGCTGGAGCTAGCGAAAAATTACAACAAGGCCTTAGAAGATGAAGAGAAGATGACCCCTGAACAGCTAGCTATTAAGAATGTCGGCAAACAGGACCCCAAGAGGCACTTAGAGGAGAAAGTGGATGTCCTGATGTCAAACAACATAGTGCAGAATCTAGGAGCCATGCTGGATACCATGGTGTTCAAATAA
- the LOC126373579 gene encoding tRNA-splicing endonuclease subunit Sen2-like, which produces MTTSQTGDDCHTNDPNNLFPIESLRFPLDNSMRIIFTGYYNGFSVEVRSVDEMALLYHMGCFGKGTASRSKPRAAQSDGSPSIIRKRQFLKRNYWYKKFADPRQTTEGGMFLKEVKELSNKIMHDSKALNRKGVIDLVSSDEDVSTGNEELSNEMGGFQPNEKDNIMVIVPNSDSEDDNYFAKLKPKCCLNRIKLQEKLMLTLQEAFFLLYGLGCLQIITSDNKLLNIQESWDTFVHSDKDFIPRYVVYHYFRSKGYVVKPGIKFGGDYLLYKEGPGVSHADYIVVIKLAYQNDDWLSILGHVRMANTTVKEILIAEVSRPDKPHKLPEDLKLYSVREILLNRKIPVSINNDVE; this is translated from the exons ATGACTACATCGCAAACAGGAGATGATTGTCACACTAACGACCCAAATAACTTATTTCCGATTGAATCATTACGATTCCCATTAGATAATTCTATGCGCATTATATTTACTGGTTATTACAATGGGTTTAGTGTAGAAGTGAGGTCAGTTGATGAAATGGCTCTTCTGTATCATATGGGATGCTTTGGCAAAGGTACAGCATCAAGATCTAAGCCTAGAGCTGCACAAAGTGATGGTAGCCCTTCTATAATTCGCAAGAGACAGTTCCTTAAAAGAAATTATTGGTATAAGAAGTTTGCTGATCCTCGCCAAACAACAGAAGGTGGCATGTTTCTTAAAGAGGTTAAGGaactaagtaataaaataatgcatGATAGCAAGGCATTAAATAGGAAAGGTGTGATTGATTTAGTTTCCAGTGATGAAGATGTGAGTACCGGCAATGAGGAACTCTCTAATGAAATGGGAGGTTTTCAACCAAATGAGAAAGACAATATTATGGTCATAGTGCCAAATAGCGATTCAGaagatgataattattttgctaaattgAAACCTAAATGCTGCCTTAACAGAAtaaagttgcaagaaaaactaATGCTTACTTTGCAGGAAGCTTTTTTCTTATTATATGGTCTTggttgtttacaaataattacctCTGATAATAAATTGTTGAACATTCAAGAGAGCTGGGATACTTTTGTGCATTCCGATAAGGATTTTATCCCAAGATATGTTGTATACCACTACTTCAGGTCGAAGGGTTATGTTGTGAAGCCAGGAATCAAGTTTGGTGGTGACTATT tgTTGTACAAAGAAGGCCCTGGAGTCTCACATGCTGATTACATTGTTGTCATCAAATTGGCATACCAAAACGATGATTGGCTTTCAATCCTTGGCCATGTTAGAATGGCTAATACTACTGTAAag GAAATATTAATAGCAGAAGTTTCTAGACCAGACAAACCTCATAAACTTCCAGAAGACTTGAAATTGTATAGTGTAAGAGAAATATTGCTAAATAGGAAAATACCAGTGTCAATAAATAATGATGTTGAATAG
- the LOC126373598 gene encoding COX assembly mitochondrial protein homolog, which yields MSNEKTVLSKKLSEGPHGLGDPDDRTLRKVEVEVLIPKLMRDKAKKEKCTKEVAEFENCCKSSSLMMVISCREQNSVLKDCLSNWYKNDAFRNLCTEEYLKERSEFRRTGVKKPIKRA from the exons ATGTCGAATGAAAAAACAGTACTATCCAAAAAGCTATCTGAAGGCCCTCACGGGTTAG GTGATCCTGATGACAGAACCCTGAGAAAAGTGGAAGTAGAGGTACTGATACCTAAACTCATGAGAGATAAggctaaaaaagaaaaatgtactaaaGAAGTAGCTGAATTTGAAAATTGCTGCAAAAGTTCTTCATTAATGATGGTCATATCATGTAGAGAACAAAACTCTGTTCTAAAGGACTGTCTTTCCAACTGGTATAAAAATGATGCATTCAGGAATTTATGTAcagaagaatatttaaaagaaagaagTGAATTCAGGAGAACTGGTGTCAAGAAACCAATCAAAAGAGCATGA